The DNA segment GGGAATGAATCCCGGACGCTTTGCGTCCCCCCTCAGCATCAAACATCCTGGGAAAAAGAAAAATGGGCAGAAGCCGTTACAAAATTATTGAAATGAACAGGCCCCATTTTGTCACCTGTACAACGATCCAATGGCTGCCGTTGTTCAGCAGCCCCACGGTTGTCCGCTTCTTGTTGGATTCCCTTTCATTTTTACAGGACCAGAGCCGGATAATCATCTATGCCTATGTTATTATGGAAAATCATATCCACCTGATCCTGTCTTCCGGCAGATTGAACAAAGAAATTGCTATATTCAAATCCTACACCGCCAGACAGATCATTGATTTTCTGGAGGAAAGACACGCAAGCCACATTCTTAAAACGCTGCAATACCATAAGCTTGCGCATAAAAAGGACCGCCAGTACCAAGTATGGCAGGAAGGCAGTCATCCGCAGGCCATTATAAACGAAGAAATGATGCTTCAAAAAATTGAATACATACATTATAACCCGGTTAAACGCGGGTATGTGGACGCCCCGGAACATTGGAGATATTCGAGCGCGCGCAATTATGCGGGTGGGGAGGGGTTGCTGGAGATTGCGCGTTTTTAGCATGGATTGCGCCGGGTTTTGGACGCAAAGCGTCAAAAATGCGTTCCCACGCAAAGCGTGGGAACGAGTGGGGAAATGGCCCCCCAAGCGAAAAATGACATAAAAAAAGGGTTATGGCATGGCCATAACCCTTTGAATTTTTTGGTCGGGGCGAGAGGATTTGAACCTCCGACTCCTTGCACCCCATGCAAGTGCGCTACCAGGCTGCGCTACACCCCGACTTGATTTAACGCATAGCAATTAGCACGGCCCATTTTGGATGTCAAGACTGAAGTGACCGTGTGTCACATGGGCGGTGCGGCTGATGGGCGGAATCAATTGAGGATCATGTTCAGGTCTGGAGCTCTACGATGTCTCCGTCATGCAGGAGGTAGTCGCGCTGGTCTCTATAATAATCCGGGGGCAGGTTAGTCGGCATTTTTTGAGCCTGTTAGGACTGACGGCTTCGTAAAAAGTCCAATATCTGTGTTGCGCTGCATCCCTCGAAATTTCACATACTCCTATGTACGCTGCATTTCTCGGGATTTGCGCGCCTTGATCTTGAACTTTTTTCTTTGCCGTCTCAAAATTGACTTTTTACGACTCCATCAAGACTGGTTTAAATGAAAATTTTCCTCTAAAGCCGTTATCACATCACAATTATCCGGCACCGGCGCAACAATCCAGAGTTTTTTTAAACTGTTGAATTCATTCTGCGCCAGCACCCGGCTTAACAGCTGCGCAAAACGGCTGCAGGGCAGACGGCCGTGCCGGGTGGCTAGCGGTGGTATGGCCAGGGACTGGATGCCCCGGCGTTCAACTTCCCGGAATACCCCATGGAGGGCTTTTTCCACCCATTTGCCCCGGCATGTGGGCTCCTGGTTGACGTCATGGACTACGGCCAGAAGTTTAAGCGGCGTTCCCGCCTTGACAATGACGCTGCCGATTTTTTTGGGTTCAAATGATTCGAGTTCGGCCATCAGGCGGATGGGATGGATATCCGGCGGCACCTCTTCCGGATCCGCGCTCATGATCAGAAACGTATCCTCTTCATAGGTCATGGCATCCACGGAAAAAGGCGGAGCCTCTTCCGGTGCCGCAACAATGCGGATCGGTCCATATTCGGCGGCCCGGTGCAGCCCCCCGGGGATGACGCGAAATGCCGGTTTTTTTTGGCCATTATTATTCATCGGGATTGTATTCACTTCTCTCAAAATTTGTTTGTCCGCTGACGCCCTCATATCATTTTTTCAAGGGGTATTTACCAATATAACAGCCGAGCGGCCGGATTCAAATGTTGGATGACGGCGCCATGCCTTGACTTTTTGCCGGAATATTTTATTTTTAAAACTTAACAGTCTCGTAGGTGA comes from the Desulfobacterales bacterium genome and includes:
- a CDS encoding transposase; translation: MGRSRYKIIEMNRPHFVTCTTIQWLPLFSSPTVVRFLLDSLSFLQDQSRIIIYAYVIMENHIHLILSSGRLNKEIAIFKSYTARQIIDFLEERHASHILKTLQYHKLAHKKDRQYQVWQEGSHPQAIINEEMMLQKIEYIHYNPVKRGYVDAPEHWRYSSARNYAGGEGLLEIARF